The stretch of DNA CAAAACGTATTGATTAGAGCATCAGTATTGTGCCAATAGAAAGATGACTAATAAATGAATGTAGAACGCACattgaggtgaacacagcacgGCGGTGTGTTCGGGTGCGGCTGTAAAAAGGAGTTTCCCCTCTCAGCTGCTCAGACACTGAGCTCAGTGTTGGAGAATCAGAGCCTCCTACTGTCTGCACCCAGATGGACAGGAAGAAACCCCGGGTTAGTCTGTCCTCAcacctgctgcacacagacacacacacacacacacacacacacacacagacacagacacaccaaacacacacacacaccaaacacacacaccaaacacacacacacacacacacagacacacacacacacagacaccaaaaacacacacacacccacacacaccaaacacacacacacagacacaccaaacacacacacaggcacagacagacaccaaacacacacacacacacaccaaacacacacacacacacacacagacagacaccaaacacacacacacacacacacacaccaaacacacacacacacacagacagacaccaaacacacacacacacacactaaacacacacacaggcacacacacacacaccaaacacacagacacacacagacacacaccaaacacacacacacacacacacagacagacaccaaacacacacacacacacacacacacaccaaacacacacacacacacagacagacaccaaacacacacacacacacactaaacacacacacaggcacacacacacacaccaaacacacagacacacacagacacacaccaaacacacacacacaccaaacacacacacacaccaaacacacacaccaaacacacaggcacacacacacaggcacagacacaccaaacacacacacacagacaccaaacacacacacaggcacacacacacatgcacacagacacacacacacacacacacacacacacacagacacacaccacacacacacagacacacacacacacacacacacacacacacacacacacacacacacagacacacacacacacacacacacacacacacacagcacacacacacacacagacacacacacagagacacacacacacacacacacacatgcacacacacacacacacacaccaaacacacacacacaggcacacacacacacatgcacacagacacacacagacacacacacacacacactcctcccatATTAGATAACCTGTGGAAGGTgatcacagcagcaggaagtcgtCCGGCTCATGTATGAATATCTGTACAAACCAGGATCAGGGAGGCGACGTGACCCAGGAGTCAATAAGAGGCGTCAGATCAGGGACGGAGCGATCGATACAACATCCACTAATCTGTGACAGACACACGTTCtgaggggctgtgtgtgtgtgtgaatactgaGTCCTCTGATTACTATGCGGCCGCTGACTTCTctccagaggagaggagcactTTGATGTGAGGCTTAGATGAAGACGGAGGAGGGAAAAGAAGTCGCACGGCGGCGAACGCCACGTCTGTGAGCGCTAATTAACAAGAGATACGAGGAGGAAGAACGCGGTTCAGCGTGCAATAAAAGAAGCGCCTGCTGACGGCCCCGGGTCGCTGTGAGGTCACCGATCAATGTGGGTAATTAGTGTCATACATGTATACTACGTCTGCACCAGCTCAGTTTAATGAGGATTCATCTTCTGCAGCACTGGAGctggagagaaaaacacatctgcatGTATGAACACGGAGAGTCTGGAAGCATGGAAGAAGTCCACctagtggccactggaggaactgcagcttttggtgCTTCTCAGATTGatcacaccttttttttaagCAAGTGAGCATTTGTCAAGCTAACACCTTGGCTTAGTGCCTTGCTCAAAAGCACTTatgaagaaaaaacagacatttactGAGCCATGAGGTCGGTTCTGCACATGTGGACTCACAGCTCAGAGCCAGACAcagctgttagcattagcctAAACTCTGACATGGGTGAGATTAGCCAGCCATGCTAATCCAGCATCCTGCCATCGCAGGagacatgcagcagctcctAGAGTGTGCTCATTAGTGTCAAACTTTAaccatggaggtctgtggggactgactcacttctggagacagcctcaagtggacagtcaaggaactgcagtctgtGGGACACCCAAGGCTGCTGCTGGCACAGAGTCccactaaaacaaaacaaatctacAGCGGACATGCTAACCGCTAACTACTAGCTTTcagatgtcctctgctgcttGTTGGGTTTACTCTGATTGGTTAAGGCCTTCCAAATGTTAATGGACCAAGGACACCACATTCCTGCAGTGACTCATTCTGGCCTCTTGGGGGCCGGTATCCATTCTGTCAATGAAAACCATTACAACAATATGAATTAAACTACCTGTTTTTTCAGTCTCTGAATCTCAGATTATAATCCTGTACACACATCACCTACACTCTACTGAAAGATCCAGGGAGCTCCTGTGACgttcactgacacacaaacagctgctgttattgctatCAGGACCCagatcaggacacacacacacacacacacacacacacacacctgaaaatcATAGTTTCCCTGGAAACAGTCCAGTGGCTCTGTTAAGGTATAATGAATGTACTTTTTTCCACCCACATGCAAGAAGGACTGATGTTACCATGGCGccgtctgtctgtttgtcctgaTTGGCCGAGAGGATGAGAATATCTCAGGGTTAAGAGATGGTGGAAATTAAAGAACCAAAAAAACCTCTGATGCAAAAAGACAGGTCACTTATCTGCACCCGTCACATTACAGACAAATGCCTGAAATCTGTGGGAAgtagtgtttatttttgtcttgtttttggtggggggggggcatttaaGGCTTTTCTGTGTAAACATGGAGGTTATCATTGAGCTGTAGAATATTCAAAATGAATAATTCTTTGAGCAGAAAGTGTGTAGTCGTATTTAATGTCAGACCAGTCACCAGTTCATTTAGAAATGCTGATCAATGAGGCCTTTCTAACACCACTGATGTAgaggcgccacctgctggtgaaaAGGCTGCATTACAACGGCTGTTTGTTACAACTGTGCTGGAGTTACACAATTTACACATCACGCAAAAAgacaagcagctgcatgaagagagagaaataaaaacactcacacacacacacacacacacacaggactacaaaacaatacacatgtgtgtgtgatatacaATACTTGTTACAACTATTACATGACTGTGTTCAGCTCTGAGACCGGGGACCCCACTCCGCCTCTGTTCTTCTGTGGTGCCCTCTATAACTTGTTGTCATCACTCCTACATGTTTCCTACACACTCATACATGAACGGTCACGGTTCTGGGAGGCttctgttagcatgctaagctaacgtCTTCCTACTGTTGTTTCTGTATCTAGGAGCTGCTAATGTCACGTTTGTCACTCGATACTGCCAGAATCAACAGAGGCTGTCAACAAGAGTGTGTCATCAATTCTTcttcaacaacacaaagacacaccacACACGGCTGTGAAACCAACTACACaatcaggtctgtgtgtgtctgtgtaaaatgTGCAATGTGCAAAAAATGACAACAATCCAAAACGATCCCTAGGAGACACAAAATGTCCCGAGACAAAGCAAACATGGCAACAAagatgaaaaacacacattgaaCTACAACAAAGATGAGGAACTCACAGAAGAACGACTGAACGCCTGCACAGGATGAGCAGAAAGGAGCAGAACTGAACCCTGACCCCACGGCTCCCTGACCCCACGGCTCCCTGGCCCCACGGCTCCCTGACCCCACGGCTCCCTGACCTCACGGCTCCCTGACCTCACGGCTCCTCCTTAACCCGCTCTGTATAAACTTTATAACACAGCcaggagcagacagacagacactgaccaTGTGACAGCAGCGTTCTGTCTGACGCctccaataaaataaaacatcagcctGACTGTAACACTGATGACAGCAGCACCACTCACCCTCTCTCCAACCTCGGCCGGCAGCGTTTAGATTTGGTTTGGGGGTTCCTCCTTCACTGGCCatgccttcctcctctcctcttcctcacttttTTACCCTCTAAACTCTCACTGGGGCAGAAACAAACTCTCAAACCCTCCGTCCTCCTCCGGCTCCTCGGCCTGAACCGTCACTCAGCGCAGCCTTCCTGCCTCTCATTGGGCGAGCCGGACGTCGCTTCCTGAACACCAGCGAGACACAACAACCAGGCGGAGGAATGTGACCGCGCCGCGGGACGACGAAGGCCTGGAACTGTCAGACGGAAGAAGCCGGCTGCACCGTAAACTAGACAAACATAACCTGAGGTGGAGTTCCAGCTGTGCACCTCCTCCACTTTCTGAGGAACTTTAAACACGGAGCCAGCTGCACCAGGCTCAGGCTGATCTGTCATGTTGGACTGGTTAGCCAGGCAGGCGGCTGATCACACACCGACGACAGCCAAGATCCTGACATCACACCTGACGCTGAATACAAGCGGATGGTTTAGTTTTAGACACATTACATgtaagtaaaatatattattattttcataacATATGCAATGTTTTCTTGTCGTTTCAGGGATGAGGCGCCTCCAGTGGAAATTTGATGACTTCTTGTAAATCACTAGTGTCCCTGTTATTATAAATACATTGATTAAAGGGTCGAAAACAAACATATCGGTGACTAATTCATTTTTACATGAATCATCTTTTGTCCGGGATCAGCACGTCGAGCTGAGTCAGACGTTTCCCGTCAGCTGCTCACAGAAACAGGAACAAACATGGATTTGAAGGCAGCTTCAATTTCCTGATGCTgctaatctcacacacacacacacagcactcaaaGCCTCCAAGACAGAGCCATGAATTAGACATCGAAGCAGTCTGTAACTAGGCCACAACACCcagaatctcacacacacagctctgatgcTGCCGTGCTTCTTCACTCAGTGGATCATGGTCTTAATGCAGAAATATGACCCAGGGTTCAAGCTGCCTTTCATGTGATTCATTTGTGATGACActaactgcagttcctccactgtTCATATGACGTGAGTCAgatataaacacatttacagcctcaaaataaatgaataaacccATCAGAGCTCCTCAGTCGGGGTCACAAGGCCAACACTGAGCTTCAAGTGGCTCTGTAGGAGCCCTGCGGGACCTCGTGGACACTCTGAGGcgctgcagcagcttcatgtcttttcctcccctcctcgCTCCACCTGCCAGCAGCTGAGTGCTGCTCCTACATGACTCTGCACTGTGAGGGGCTGGATGGAACCCAAAGTAAACATCAGCTGAAGTAACGTCCTACCTGGATCCACACTGCTGAGAGTGTAAACATGTCAGAGACGTACGCCTGCTAAAGCTGGACACACAGAACGCTGCAGCACTAGCTGCTGTTCTGGCTCCTCCTGTGGACAGACCTGGACATGGTCTGAAACACCAAAACAACCAGAACCCTCTCCGTCTGTCTGCTCCACGCGTCCCGCTGCCGGATCTGCCTTCCTGTGAAGGAAATGCCATCTTGGATCCTGCCCGACTTGTTCCTGGTGTTTACTTTTGACTCTTTGAGCTGCGAGGCCacgacaggggggggggggtgtcagatGGTTTGTGTATCTATAAGGTGAATGTATTCATGCTTGTTATTTGCATAGATGATGCATCCGAGGATTCTGTGCTCTGTAAACTGGAAGAAAAACATCATGAAGGAAGAATGTTTTTAAGatgataaaaaatacacaacacaggCTCCACGCTggcctgagctgcagcagcagtgcagggaAAATGTCCTGCACTGTACCTACAAATGCAACTGGAATATATTACACAGACAGTACACAGAGATGatgatggcagcagcagaactCCACCACCGAACCCCGCAGGAACCATCACCTTTGTTCTTTCATGATGCGTTTAAATGCTCATAACGTCGCTACAATCACAAATCAACAGTGTTAATGGAGGAGGGATAACTGGCCTACACGTTATGTCGCTGCCACAATAAATCCGAGAGCAGCCTCCATCCCAgcttcacatcatcatcatcatcatcatcagaaccGCAGGCAGCGGGCGAGGAGACGGTCGTACTTACTGTCCGAggccatggctgctgctgctgctcttcaggCTGCCAGCGGAACCGAGTGTGTGATCGGcggagaggaggcagcagcatcCCCGCCGCTCTTCATCCTCCAGACCCGCACCCGCACAACGCTGCACGGCGACGCCTTCACGGACCGTGGGACGTTTTTTATACCACGCTATACCGCTACACTCGTTCTGATTCTTAACTCTTATTACATAGAGAGGCCGGTTATTTTAACATAATAATGTACTAACGCTTCAAAATACTAATATAAGGGAAATGTTTTCTTACCAACATGCAGCTATTACAGGTTGATAAACGTTATTAATCTGCGGTGTGAATTCTAACAATTCATCCGGTGCACGTAATTTAGAACGCGCTGAGCGTAATGACGCAGGTAAGCGTAAACGCGCATGCGTGCTTCAGCGAAagcgtttttttttaacccaaattctatatttttaaatgaagttTCAGCAGTCAAAGTTATTATTTTAGGTTTACATTTAACCAAACATATCTGTCTACCTGTCAGTGTTGTCTGGTGGTCCTGACTGAGTCCCCCAGAGGGGACTTTTTGTGACGATCAACAAGAAACCGTTAGCTTTCGCTAGCATGCTAAGTTAGCTTAAAAGCTCACCCACGTGTTAGCAGCAAgtttacatttctctgtgtttatgtaCCATAGGTGTAAAAGATcgcattttttttcaatgtgtgtatgtagatGTTTGACTAAttgattgttttaaatgtgGTTTTTGACCAAGCTTAATGGATCATCTTTGTTATTATATGAAAATGTTCCATGCTTATTGATTCTACTTCATACAATTCTTAACTTttcttaatttaaatatttgtggACAAAAGCAGAAATTGAATCATCAAATATTATTACAAGTAGATGACACCTGAGCAGTCACACTAGAAAGACAGAAGGacgctgtctgagctgcagggatcctggagaacagcttccatcctctccaccacgtgctgctgagccacaggaggtccttccttcctgtgacCATCAAACtgttatatccatattggatttattgcaGACAagtttttactgcacacagtattagttgtattatatatgactatcagtttttcacttgcctggattttacttgaatgtttagaattttattaggttttatttttattctactcttactactttattatatatatatttctaacctgtttttttgagtatacatggagcagctggaatgaaagcaatttccccctgggatcaataaagtgattctgattctgaaacacacacaaataacagaATTACATGttttataaatacatatacacttatatacatataaaacatTTTGCCCAGTAAGAAGCAGTGTTCCTTTGATAACTTCACTCCAGgagaaaatgcatttaaaaacagccacattttccaaaatatataaaaccaaATGTCTGCTGTCTTCTTCAGTTTCTTCATCATGCGTCTCGCCATTTGAACCTTTTCTGCGGTTTTTGGTTTTCTGaaagaacaaataaaaacgTCAGTGAGTGGATGAAGATCAGAGTGCAGCGAGTGAGCGTGCTTACCGCTAGGAGACGAGTCCGGCGCAGCGAGATCGTTGATGCGAGTGATCATCGCGGCTCCTTTCCACACGTCGCCTGAGAAAAGTGGAAGAGATTCATTCATACAACACAAAGAGTCAGACTCATGTCACAGCATGACTTCCTGGTCTACGTCTCATCCTTGTTTAGCAGCCTGCAGGATTCACCTGAAATATGGACGCCCCCCTCAGTCTTGCGTTTCAGTGACCGTCTGATGCTGGAGCCAGCTGACTTGGGAGCGGGTCCGGCCTCTGCGCTGCTGAAATCCAGCTCCACCTGACGATGGCGCCTCGACTTGATGGCCTGAAAATCGCAGAAggatataaaatataaaaaaaagttctttaaaTGCTCAATACTGATGAAAATGTCAGAACTAACAGCTTGGAATTAAAGAACATATAAAGCAAAGTAGTTTTATTACATAAAATAAGTCAATGAAATAGAATTAAGATGGGAATAAATTATATACTAGGAAGAAAAAGATTTAATATACATTTAGAAGATGTTAAAAATGTTTCCAAACCTCGGCTGCCTGTCCGTACGCCTTTGATTTAATGTATGCGAGGAGTCCTGCTCTGTTGGAGCCCTGAGGACACAAAcaggcagtcagtcagtcaacagCGCCCCCCTCTGGACAAACATATTACTAAATCTTTGGTAAAAGCTGAAGAACATTCACCTCCTGCTGAGAGGACGTGCCCTCGCCGCTGTCTGCTCCTCCACCAGCCACACcctgacagaacacacagcatcacattaACAGATCAGACAGACGCTGCATGaagatgtgagcatgtgtggAACACTCACGCTCCTCTGCTGCCACTTGTAGAAGTCCAGCACAGTGCTGCGGAGTTCAGGGACAAACTTTTTGTTGGTCAGACTGAGGGACAGATCCCCCACCCCTGAAGTGGGATCGGTGACGGAGGTCTTCAGCTTTTCATAAAGCTCGTGGACGTTGGAaagctcctccagcagctcgATGTTGATCAGCTCCTGAGGTCGAGACGCTCGCTCCATGAACTCCGGGCACAACACTGCCCCCTccaccttcctcttcttcttgtaGGAGAGCTGGAAGGAGACGAGGACAAAGACACTCTCACTAAAAAGGCTTAAATGAGAAGTCGTTTTCTCTGCAGGGCAGCTCACCAGAGTGGGCATGGCGGTGAAGTGGAACGCTCTGCAGAACATCAGCTTTCGGAGGATGTAAACAGCGTCAAGGTGCTGAGCGTCCACAGCGTCTTTCTCAAACTGCTTCGTGTCCTCCCAGTTCCTCAGCGCCAGGCGGATCTGCAGGCCGAGACAAAGGGAGCACTTTAAACTGTCGCTGAGCCTCTAtaggacaggtgtgtgtgtgttgcagttctGACCGGCTCTGGAGGCGAGGCGGTCTGGCAATGATACAAGCTGTACAGCAGGTAAAGTCCTCCCACTCGGACCTGGAAGCTGAACGGCGGCAGGAAGTAGCAGCAGGCCGTGTCCAGAGCCAGGCGGCTGAGCGCTCGCTTCTCCCACGTCACGACGCCGCTGCCACACGGAGAACAAGGAGAACGTCAGCAGCGTCACTTCATCACAGCGCTGAGGGAAAACTCCTATTTTCTTAATCCATACACCAACTTTCACATTTCCTGCCACCAGTCAGGtagtttaacaaaataaaagcatcgaATCAGATCAATTTTTCAAATGTTTATCCATAAATTAACCAATTCTTCTGTGTTTAAACATAAAGCTATTTATAACCGGGGCTTTAATCCAGATGTGCTGGGATGGAGGAGAcgttaatgtttttattatcatcaaCTACACAATGGAGTCAAGTTACTTTACATGTTAATATACATTATTATACCCCTGGTTCTTGTTTACCTTGGTACCTTGTTTACTTTTTGCATTAATAAGCATTTGAATTTACAATAATTCCAGTTTTAATCTGTTAGTAAATATGACTGGAGCAGAGTAAACggtgtaaataaaaacaggacGTGTATAAAGGAGAGGTGTGAACCTACTAGAAGATCTCTGAGAACTTCATTTCCCTCCATATTCTGGAGAACACCTCGAATCGGACCGACTCTGTTTCCCGGAACCGCCCGAGCAGCTCGTCGCAGTCTGTTTTCAGCTGTTTAACGCAGAAATCCATCGTTTGTGCGGATTCTTCTCGTTGAAAACACAACTCTGGACTTTTAACCTTCAGACATCAGCTGATATCTGTTTCTCTTGTTGTGCATTTAGCCTTAAAACCTATTATTTTCAGCTCCTGTCACGTAAACATATCGTCTGAAGACGACTGGCGCGCTCTTAGTGCGTCATCAGCAGCCGACACGACGCTTTCACTGACCCTCGGAGAAGAAAAGATATTTGAATCAATGAGAAAACGCTCTAACCTGGAGTGAACAGTAGAGGGCAGTGTGTCCACACACATCGAGCTaacgctacacacacacagagctccacGACTCTCTGTGAATCagtgacaacaaacacacaaacagctgctgcaccTGGAGATCATCCCCGAGTTAACAGACAGTCCGCGAACGCGGCACAAGGAATGTTTATGCAGTTTAATTTAAAGGAGTTCTTCTGCCAAAACAATGGGCGATTTAAAGGTATTAACACATTCAGACAACATGAAGCTCAAATCAAATATTCTTACTTACTCTCTGGTGGAacggctcagcagcgccccctagaatcaGTCCTGACATAACTGTacaaaaacccacacacacacactgctcattaTGTGCAGAAGTGACACCAAGCTGCAGCCAGCTCAGAGCTCCATTAGGCTAATTAGTTTGGAGACTAGGAGGTACAGTGGCACTCTACCCACACCGAATCCCTCGACTGCCCCACCACCCCCTCCACACAGCCGCTCTCAGGTCCAATAAGTGGCCCCTCCTCTGTCAATCCAAGCTGAAACTGCtcacactgtcctccatgtttagTGTCCATGACGACGAGGAGAAGGCCGGGCACGCTGCTACATAAGCATGAGCCTCATTCTTATTAAACCAGCAGGACTGTGAGCTGATCAGAGCTAGGACTGTTTCACACATTTCAAACTCCGAATAATACTGTGGGAGACTTAAAGGGAGCTGATTAGCATCATATGCCCCTATCTCATTTATTAAAGGACATAGTGTGACGTTTCCTAACGAGCTTCAGAATGCAGCGCCGTTCCAACGAGCCTCCACTGTCCACCTGAATCACACTGCAGCATCCAGAGAGGGGGGTTATGGGTAAGCCggcatgtttgttttacagcGATTAGCCTATTATGTGGTTCGAGCCCTGCTGAGCGCCTTCGTGACCTCGACGTGCTGAGGGGGCAAGTGGCGTGGGCGTTgttacggctgctgctgctgcccagcaAGGGTGACAGTCAGCTGGGCAGGGGCCGAGGACGGCTTCACTGACGTGGAAACAaagtcagagaggtcaaagagagagagagagagagtgtgtgttttgtggattttctTAAACTCACAACCCCTGAACAGTCTGTGGTTCAGCTGCAAAGCAAATAAAGTAACTAAATTTATGttcacaaatgaaaacaaaggttTAAATCAGCAAAGTCTAAAAGTGTCTGCAGACGATTTGCTTTCACCCTGAGCTCACCAGAAGTCTGCAACACAGCAGAGGACTCTGAAAGTGTCAAACGTTTACTACTAACGTCTCATTTTACACATACGTGGTTTTAAAGCGTAGTAACATGGGACATAGATGATCATATCATCAGCTGACAAACAGACCGAGGAAAAATTCAGATCTCAGATCTTGGTTGGCTCAGTGAAAGTTTCACAGCTCATGAAGACGTAACAAGGAGCTCTGCCTTCCCTGCTCCCTGGACCGTCAGAGGCTGAGTGCAGTGAGGCAGTGATGGTGAGGACTTCCCTCCACATGTCAGAGATTCAACAGTCATCAAGCTAAAACGTCCAATTATGTCACTAAAGCTAATAGGTTGGAGCCTCGTTGAAGCTTTACAGGGAGGTTTGGACTCATTTGACAGAAAGTCGCAGTCTGCGTATGTCACTGAGGAGGTCTGATTTACACCAGAGTCCATAAAAAATCCTCAACATTTGAGTTTTATGTGGTCGGATGGAAAAAGCAGCTCCGACAGGCCCGGAGCCTGGAGCCGCTCTCAGAGGCCGAGCGTCTCCACACTGTCCTGCGATTAAAAACTCTGCAgaggttctttttttgttttgaactgTAACCacatgaggtgaaaaaaaagcTGCCTCAAACAATAAATCAGGCTGGAATGAGAGCAGCTCTCAGATGTGGTGAAGTTATTTGtgaaaaaaagcagtttaacacaataaaagtcagtgtttgtggtgaGCTGCGTTTCAAAATCGTTCAGTCAGCAACTGTGGCTCCCGTCTGCGTTTACATTTATCAGGAAAAAACCATGTCACACAAAAAGATCAGCGGGCCCTCTGTGCTCCTGATGGCTGCAGAGGACTTATCATGCAGAGGACatatattttcaaatctggctagcacacacttgtgtccgcactcaatccagcatgtttgctgtcctccaaaccactaggtggcgcctcgtaatatacagagtccgttcacgccgcggtaggaccgcatgtgcgcatgcgtcatgcgttttttttgtcccgtgttggcccagtgaaccggaagtagcacatcgctaaccggaagtaacatgtcgctaaccggaagtagcatgtcgctagccggattcgctcgccacatttgcgttcacacctgagccacatttgagccaatccggctagatccacccacgagaggtggatctagccggattgaaatcaaactggatacagccggattcgaggtgttcacactcagaaaaaaacacatctggattgatctggatgcggccgaatcctgcttaagccacattttttccctcagtgtgaacggggtattacaGACCATGTGGTCCTGTTCATTG from Parambassis ranga chromosome 22, fParRan2.1, whole genome shotgun sequence encodes:
- the snapc1b gene encoding snRNA-activating protein complex subunit 1b — protein: MDFCVKQLKTDCDELLGRFRETESVRFEVFSRIWREMKFSEIFYGVVTWEKRALSRLALDTACCYFLPPFSFQVRVGGLYLLYSLYHCQTASPPEPIRLALRNWEDTKQFEKDAVDAQHLDAVYILRKLMFCRAFHFTAMPTLLSYKKKRKVEGAVLCPEFMERASRPQELINIELLEELSNVHELYEKLKTSVTDPTSGVGDLSLSLTNKKFVPELRSTVLDFYKWQQRSGVAGGGADSGEGTSSQQEGSNRAGLLAYIKSKAYGQAAEAIKSRRHRQVELDFSSAEAGPAPKSAGSSIRRSLKRKTEGGVHISGDVWKGAAMITRINDLAAPDSSPSENQKPQKRFKWRDA